CAAGCAATCCGTCGAAGACGGCAAACCATTTCTGGCGATTTGCCGCGGTGTGCAAGTGATGAATGTGGCGTTGGGCGGATCGCTTTACACTCACATTCCCGACCAGTTCACCACGCTGCTGAACCATGACCAGGATGAATTCACGACCATCGCTCATCCGGTCAACATCGATGAAGCGTCGCGCATGGCGGAGATCTTCGGCGAGAATCTGCTTCAAGTCAACAGTCTGCATCACCAGGGATTGAAGGACGTCGCCTCGGACTTAAAGGTGGTTGGTCACGCGCCGGACGGCATGATCGAAGCCGTGGAATTGCCGAGCCATCCCTACGCGATGGGAGTTCAATGGCACCCCGAATGGCTCACGGATCAGCCTGTCATGCGCAGGCTGTTCAAGTCGTTTGTGGATGCATCAAAGAAGTGATTCGCCGCTCGTAAGCAACAAATTCCATTTTAATCCCACCACGATGTCAACATTTGAACACCCGATCGGTATCTTCGATTCCGGAGTAGGAGGTCTATCCGTCCTGCGCGAAATCAGGGCGTCGATGCCTTTTGAAAATATTATCTACCTCGGCGATCAGGGGCACGTCCCGTACGGTCCACGCCCGATGGAGCAGATCCAGTCATTCTCCGAAGGGATAACGCGATATTTACTGGGGCGGGAATCCAAGATCGTCGTCGTTGCGTGTAATACGGCATCTGCGGCCGCGCTGAATATTTTGCGCCAGAATTTCCCGGACGTGCAATTCGTGGGCATGGAGCCCGCGGTCAAACCTGCGGCGGAAAAGACCCTGACGGGCAAAGTAGGAGTACTGGCAACACCCGCCACATTTCAAGGTGCCCTATATGCATCCGTCGTGGAGAGATTTGCGAACGGCGTTGAACTCTATCAAGACACTTGCAATGGATTGGTCCAGCAGATCGAGAACGGGAATTTGAGCGGGGATGAAACCAGGAGGATCTTAGAGAATGCCTTACACCCCATGCAGGAAAAAGACATCGATACCGTTGTGTTGGGATGCACGCATTATCCGTTTGTCATTCCATTGATCAAAGAGATCGTGGGGGAAAATGTGCGGGTGATTGACCCGGCCCCCGCAGTGGCGAGACAGGTGAAACGTCTGCTCGAAGCGCGAGGCGCGGAAAACAAGCACGGGGGGGGAGTCCGTTTTGTCACATCGGGAGAGGCGGATAAGTTTAAATCCAATTTGAGAATATTGCTCGGGGTCGAAGCCGATGTCGAAACGGTCACGTGGGAGACCGATCACAGGATTCGATAACAGCCACGCCCATCATTTGCAAATCCATGAACAGGCGGATGGGATCGGCAACATGACCCATCATGTGAACGCCAACAGGGCGGGCTGACCCGTCGAGATATTGGCGCAAATAGGCGACAACAGGAATGGCGGTTAATTCATATCCATCGGGGTGGGAGACTTGAATATCGACCTGCATTTGTCTGCCATCTTTTTGTCCTTTTCCCTCCACCTTCAATGCGACAAGATACGGGGGTTTCGATTTTCCCATTGCCCACCACATCAGTTTCCCAAGCGGACGGATGCCGCGTTTCGGCGCGAACTTCAAGCCAAGAAATACAATCGGGGTGACCACGAGGTCGGATAGCCAATTCGCGCCTGAAATGTAAAACCCGGTTTCTTTCAGGGTCGGGAACATCTGCGGAATTTTGCGCAGTTCCTCGAAAAACATCGAGTAGCATGCGCGTTTGCCTATGGCTTTGCCGAAATCGAAATCCCGCATGTTCCATGAAGTGGGTTTTGTCCATGCGCCGTTGATGTAGATTTGAGCCTGGTAGTCAAGGAATGCCTCCATCAGTTCGTCCACCGCCTCGGAATAAGGGATATCTTTCATATTGAGATATCCCGCCGTGACCGCAGATTCGAAGATGTCGAGTTTGGACGCCGCGTAACGGATGAGCGCGGCAGGGAGCCCGGGGTGATAGCCGGCTTCTGTGATGAAACACAACCCCGCTTTTTTGATTTCCTCTTCCGCGGCAAACAGAGCTTTTAGTTTATTCGTTGCGAATTGCACATCGAGATAATCCACATGCGCGTCGATACAGGCGCGGATGACCGTATCGGCGTGGTGAGAGGTCGGGGCGGCGACCAAACACAAGTTCACGCCTTGAAGCGCCTCGGTCAAGTTTTTGTAGTCGGCTGCGTCTGCCTGTCTGGCCGATGTGCGCGGATCGTTCAATTCTTCCATGAAGGATTGGGCTTTATCCAAATTGCGTCCGGATACGATGATGTTTGCGTCTGTATATGTAAGCAGGTGTTTGGCTAGTAATTTCCCTGTGTATCCGTAGCCACCCAAAATCAATATGTTTGCCATGGTTATCCTTTTTCCGACTTGACGGCCAGCAGGGTAAGGTTTTTCCCCATCTCTCTCAATTCATCTTCGTTTTTGAACTTCATGCCGACCATTGTCATGACGGATCGGGTGTAGGCAGGTTTGCGCCGAAAGAAGCGGACGAGCATTTCGCCGGTATCCGCCGGGTTTAGTTCCCGCGCCTGCGCTTTGAACCTTCTCCTGCCGACCTGAGCACCGAAGACAGGGTTGACCTTGATGTTTTTCAACCAATCGGCACGGGAACCATAAGCGGCTTCGATGTAATACGTGTCGGCGGCCTGATCGTAATCCATCACATCCACCATTGCCTCGCGGCGTTTGCCGGTTTTCCGGCCTATGGTTGAGATCAGCATCCATTCAGCCCCGATGGTTTTTTCCCAGCCGCCCAAGCCGATCTTGTGCATGAAAAGCGGGATTTTGAAGAAGAACTTCAACAAGGCATTGGGGCGCTTATCGAGCATGTCATTTTCCAGTAATCAGGAATCTGAAAAAAACGGATAGTTGATTTGGATATGGAAAGAAGGCGGGGACGCGCTTTCGATACTCAGCATACTCCGGGACGCGCTCGATCAATTCCTTTTCTTCCACCAGTCTCAGCCAGCCAAACACGAGCAATGGCAGAATTAGAATGAATGTGATGGGATAGATGCCCCCGTTAAGCAAAGCCATTCCAATGGCAAGGCGCAATACTCCGCCGTAGACGGGATGACGGATGATGCTGTATATGCTGGTACGGACGATTTGACCCTGCTCTGGATGATAAACATAAACCATGGTGACATTATCCAGGCCAAAGGTGTAAACAGATCGAGCCGCCAATATCGCGCCGATGATGATAAATATCCAGCCTGCCCAGTTGAAAATAGCGGCGATTAAAGGCTGGGTGAACTTGGGTCCGTTCATATAAGCAATATGAGCAAGAGCGGCAAAGATGATCGCAAGCCCGGGTAGGGCGTATTTGCCGAAGGCGTGGCGGTAGGCATTCTCCCCGTGTTTTTCGATGAGTTTTTTCTTTTGGGTGAAGAAGCGGCTGAGGATGAGATATCCCAACGCCATGACGACGATCTGGCTGTCGAGCGTCCAGGTGGGGATTTGGTCTGTGAGGATGAAATAGATCGTCGTGAGCGTAAAAACGCCGATGAAATATGCGGCTATCTTAGCGCTCCCGCCTGTGGAGTTTAGCTCGGGGACATGCCGGGCCAGCTTGTCGAAGCCATCGATGCGCATAAGAATCTCCTGCTTTCAGTATAGCCCGCCTGGCAGGGATGTCAAATGGAAGATTCTCTTAATCCGCTGGAATGATGGACATATCATCCCCGGCGATGTGGACATTTTTGAGCGCTTCAAAACTCAACTGACTTGGATCAAGTTGATATTTTTCCGCTACCCTATCGAATAGAACGTGATAGCCTGCCCTGACAATGGCCTCCCAGTTCAGACCCAGCAAACCGGCAATTTCACGCAGCGCAGAGACATCCTCGCCTTCGATCTCGACGAAACTGCCATATGGCAACTCATCGAGCATGATGTGGACGCCGTCCAGTTCGTAGGTCGCGCGAAATTTTTCATAGAACAATATCGGTGTAAAACCAAGCGATTCCAGAAATTCCAATGCCCCATCGAAACTTTCGACGGAAAATTCGATTTCCTTGCGGCTGAGAATACCATCACCGCCTACCTCCCCCGGTCCCTTGAAGGTGAACTTTGCTTCCAAATCCTTTCGCAGCCGCAGGACCTTTCCTGTTTTTCTGAGTCCGCCATTCGAATCGTCGAAGCGGTAATTGATCTCGTGTATCCTTTCTTGAATCAAACGCGCCTCCAATTCAAGAAGGCGCATTTCGATGCGTTTCAGATCTCGCACGTAAAACTTGACTTCGGTTTCCCGTCCGTTCATCGTTAGTGCAGGCTCAACAATGTTTGTTTTTGCTCGACGCTTTCGCCGGGCTTCACGCGGATGCGGTCCACCTTGCCGTCGCGCGGTGCTTTCAATTCATTCTGCATCTTCATGGATTCTAGAATGACCATGACCTGCCCTTTCTTGATCTCCTCGCCTTCAGCCACCGGAATCGCAACCACCAGCCCGGGCATAGGCGCTCTGAGTTGGAACTCGCCTCCTTCTGCGAGACCGCCTCCAGCCGCCGCTTTGAGCCGTTTCTCCCGTTCATCCTCGACCTTTACCTGAAAGAGATGCCCGCGCAGAAGCACCTGCCAATCTTCATCGCCGGGGGATACATAGGACTCGAATGATTTTCCGTCGAGGATCAGCGAATAGACGGGCTGCCCGCTGACCGATTCGAAATTCACAGCCAGCAGGCGGTCGCCCACGCGCACGTGATGCTCATCCACGATCTCGATCTGGAATTCCTTGCCTTCGATTGTCGTCACATATTTCATGATTAAGCCTCGCAATTGCGCGAGGTGACAGTCACTTCCAAAGTGACTGTCACCTGATAGTTACCTGTGCATTCTTTCCCAACGCCCGACCCATTTCCAGTTGCTTGCGTCCCGTTCGTTGCCGCGGACGATCTGTGCGGCGCGTTCGGTTTCCTTGTGGGCGACCAGCGTGGCGAGGATGGCGGCAATCTCCACCTGCTCGTCGCTTTGTTCGGATGCGCCTTCCATCGAAAAGCGCTCCTCGACAAAACGTGTGTCGAACTGCCCGCCCATGAACCGATGTGAATCCATCAGAGTTTGATGGAAGGGGATGTTCGTGCGCACACCCACGATACGATATTCCTCCAACGCGCGTCGCATCCGCAGGATTGCCTGGGCGCGCGTTTCGCCCCAGACGATCAGTTTGGCGATCATCGGGTCGTAATACGGTGTGATTTCGAAGCCGGGATACACGCCAGTATCCACGCGGATACCCGGACCTGTCGGCAAAATGCTGTGCGTGATGCGCCCTGTGGATGGGATGAAATTGTTGAAGGGATCTTCCGCGTTCACACGGCACTCGATTGCGTGACCGTTGAAGCGGACCTGTTCCTGTGCGTAACTTAAAGGCCGTCCGCGCGCGATGC
This portion of the Anaerolineales bacterium genome encodes:
- a CDS encoding gamma-glutamyl-gamma-aminobutyrate hydrolase family protein, with product MAKPLIGITTFNGKNDYGRPISGVQHTYIRAVAQGGGIPILIPVILEEGDRDDLYSRLQGVLFSGGGDLAIKYFSGEDHPRIADVDDFRDTTELSLLKQSVEDGKPFLAICRGVQVMNVALGGSLYTHIPDQFTTLLNHDQDEFTTIAHPVNIDEASRMAEIFGENLLQVNSLHHQGLKDVASDLKVVGHAPDGMIEAVELPSHPYAMGVQWHPEWLTDQPVMRRLFKSFVDASKK
- the murI gene encoding glutamate racemase — translated: MSTFEHPIGIFDSGVGGLSVLREIRASMPFENIIYLGDQGHVPYGPRPMEQIQSFSEGITRYLLGRESKIVVVACNTASAAALNILRQNFPDVQFVGMEPAVKPAAEKTLTGKVGVLATPATFQGALYASVVERFANGVELYQDTCNGLVQQIENGNLSGDETRRILENALHPMQEKDIDTVVLGCTHYPFVIPLIKEIVGENVRVIDPAPAVARQVKRLLEARGAENKHGGGVRFVTSGEADKFKSNLRILLGVEADVETVTWETDHRIR
- a CDS encoding saccharopine dehydrogenase NADP-binding domain-containing protein; the protein is MANILILGGYGYTGKLLAKHLLTYTDANIIVSGRNLDKAQSFMEELNDPRTSARQADAADYKNLTEALQGVNLCLVAAPTSHHADTVIRACIDAHVDYLDVQFATNKLKALFAAEEEIKKAGLCFITEAGYHPGLPAALIRYAASKLDIFESAVTAGYLNMKDIPYSEAVDELMEAFLDYQAQIYINGAWTKPTSWNMRDFDFGKAIGKRACYSMFFEELRKIPQMFPTLKETGFYISGANWLSDLVVTPIVFLGLKFAPKRGIRPLGKLMWWAMGKSKPPYLVALKVEGKGQKDGRQMQVDIQVSHPDGYELTAIPVVAYLRQYLDGSARPVGVHMMGHVADPIRLFMDLQMMGVAVIESCDRSPT
- a CDS encoding nitroreductase family deazaflavin-dependent oxidoreductase, encoding MLDKRPNALLKFFFKIPLFMHKIGLGGWEKTIGAEWMLISTIGRKTGKRREAMVDVMDYDQAADTYYIEAAYGSRADWLKNIKVNPVFGAQVGRRRFKAQARELNPADTGEMLVRFFRRKPAYTRSVMTMVGMKFKNEDELREMGKNLTLLAVKSEKG
- a CDS encoding isoprenylcysteine carboxylmethyltransferase family protein: MRIDGFDKLARHVPELNSTGGSAKIAAYFIGVFTLTTIYFILTDQIPTWTLDSQIVVMALGYLILSRFFTQKKKLIEKHGENAYRHAFGKYALPGLAIIFAALAHIAYMNGPKFTQPLIAAIFNWAGWIFIIIGAILAARSVYTFGLDNVTMVYVYHPEQGQIVRTSIYSIIRHPVYGGVLRLAIGMALLNGGIYPITFILILPLLVFGWLRLVEEKELIERVPEYAEYRKRVPAFFPYPNQLSVFFRFLITGK
- the cyaB gene encoding class IV adenylate cyclase, with translation MNGRETEVKFYVRDLKRIEMRLLELEARLIQERIHEINYRFDDSNGGLRKTGKVLRLRKDLEAKFTFKGPGEVGGDGILSRKEIEFSVESFDGALEFLESLGFTPILFYEKFRATYELDGVHIMLDELPYGSFVEIEGEDVSALREIAGLLGLNWEAIVRAGYHVLFDRVAEKYQLDPSQLSFEALKNVHIAGDDMSIIPAD
- a CDS encoding biotin/lipoyl-binding protein — encoded protein: MKYVTTIEGKEFQIEIVDEHHVRVGDRLLAVNFESVSGQPVYSLILDGKSFESYVSPGDEDWQVLLRGHLFQVKVEDEREKRLKAAAGGGLAEGGEFQLRAPMPGLVVAIPVAEGEEIKKGQVMVILESMKMQNELKAPRDGKVDRIRVKPGESVEQKQTLLSLH